The genome window ATATATCTAATTTTACCAATTCTTGCAGGACTGATGTTTGGATCAGGAGGAGTCTTTGTCAGAACATTGACACAAAACGGAATAGATTCATCCACACTTCTGTTTTTAAGATTTTCCATTGCAATCATTCCGCTTCTTCTGGCAATAATATTTACCGACAAGAAACTGTTTAAAATCCAATTAAAAGATATTCCATTGATTCTGGTATGTGCCATGTGTATTGTGGGACTTAACCTATGTTACAATGAATCAATGAATACAATTTCACTTTCACTTGCTGCAGTTCTACTATCCCTTGCACCGATTTATGTTTTGATTTTTGCATATGTTCTGTTTAGGGAAAAAATTACATCAAAAAAGATAATCTGCATTATATTTGCAATATTCGGATGTTTATTAATGACAGGAGTTCTGGAAAATGACATATCAAATATTCCTATACACGGCATTCTTTACGGTATTGGAGCCGGATTATTCTGGGCGGTTTATTTAATGGCCTCTAAAAAATCAATAGAACAAGGAAATCATACTTTCACAATACTGTTATACGCAATCATATTTATTTCAATAGCTTTAATACCATTCACACATTTTAACCAGATTTCAGGTTTCATATCCATTAATCCTACATTAACAATCATATTTTTAATTGTACATTCAACATTTTCATTTGCACTCCCATACATACTCTCAACAGTTAGCCTGAACTATTTGGATTCAGGAACATCCTCCATATTCATGTCAGGCTCAGAACCACTTGCGGCACTGATTTTTGGATTATTGATTTACAGTGAAATTCCAACAGTAATGATGTTATGCGGATTTGTTTTAACATTAATTGCAATGACCATCCTAAGCAAAAATTAAATCATGAAGTTGAAAGAGAGGTGCATTTCAACTGTAAACGGTTGTAAAATCAATATATTTGAAATAACCCCCAATAATAACTATTTATATGATTTAAAAATCCATACTTCTTCAATTAAAAAAATAAAAATTATAATGCAAATACTCAAAAAAACTGATAAAAATATTGAGTTACTCGGAAATACTTTTCATACAATAAATAACTAATATTGCTTAAAAATATAAAATGTAACTGATTATCAACATTTTATGAATAAACAATACATGATAATGCAAATATATGAAAATTATCAAAAATCCATTTGTCAAATAATTAAAAAAACATTTTTTAAAAAATCCAAAATTATATGAAAAATTTATTATTCTAGAAAAAAATTTTTTTCTAAACACTACCCCATTGAACTTAAAATTGAAAAAATAGCTTTTTTTACAAAAATTTATTACTTTAAAAAATAAATTTTAAAATATGATTATAAGCATTATCATACCTACCTACAATGAAGAGGAATACCTCCCTGTTTTATTGAACAGTATTGAAAAGCAAGATTTCACAGACTATGAAGTAATTGTAGCTGATGCCAACTCAACAGACAGAACCCGGGAGATTGCAAAAGAACACGGGTGCGTAGTCGTGGATGGAGGCCTTCCGGCAGTGGGTAGGAATAATGGTGCAAAGGTTGCAAAAGGGGACTATCTAATCTTCCTGGATTCCGATTTGGAACTCACTGAGGATTATTTAAGAGATGTTCTCTATGAATTCCGGATGGAAAGGCTTGGAATAGCAATTACACAGATGATTCCAATGTCAAATAAGATACAAGACAAAATATTTCACGATTTTGCCAATTATTTCATGATTAGCGTTGAAAAAATAAAACCTCATGGTGCAGGATGTTATGGAATCATTGCAAGAAAAGAATTACATGACAAATGCGGAGGTTTTGATGAATCTTTAACATTCGGTGAAGATACCGATTATATCGAAAGACTGGCCAAAGAGGAAAGGTTTAAAGTTTTAAGGAATGCTAAAATTGGAGTTTCAACCAGAAGACTTGAAGAAGAAGGAATCATGACATTAGCCAAACAATATGGAAAAAGTACTGTCAATGACTTTTTGGGAAAGAGAACTGATGCGGAAGATTTGAATTATAATTTCGGCCACAACCAGGAACAACTCACCACAACAGGATTCGAGAACCTTGAAAAACGTATGGATCAAGTAAATCAAATCAAAACAAGTTATGATAACTCCGTTGCAGCGTACAATAATACTAAAACCCGAATTAAATCAATGCATCGCAGAAGAACTAAAAAAGTTGTGTTTTACTGTGTCTGCGGTGAAGGAATGGGGCATGCAATAAGAACCGGAGTCATTGTTGACAGAATTAAAGACAAATATGACGTTTATCTATTTTCAAGTGACAGGGCTTATGAATATTTGAAATCAAAATTTGACAATGTTTATGAAATAGGCGGATTCAATACAGTTTACAGAAACAATAAGGTCAATAACCTTAAAACACTTTCAAATGCTTTGAAAAGAAACCCGACAAACATAAAAGTCGGATATGAAACTTTATATAAAAAAGCGGCACAGCTAAAACCTGATGTTATTGTAACTGATTTTGAAATATACGCAACAATGGTTTCAAAACTGAGAAACATTCCATTAATCAGCCTGGACAACATTCATATGATTACTCAAACCCAAATCGACTATCCCAAACATAAACTTGGTGAAATGCTTAAGGCAAAAGGAGTTATTAAAACTTATGTTGTTCGCCCAAAAATTCATATCCTGACCAGTTTCTTTTATCCAAAAGTAAGACCCGGAAAGAACGCCGTGATTTATCCTCCAATCATACGTGAAGATATCTTAAAATTAGAACCTAAAAACGGCGACCACATTATTGTATATCAAACAAGCAGAGAAAGTGAAAAATTGGTTAAACGACTTAAAAAGCTTAAAGATGAAAAATTTATTGTTTACGGATTTAACAGAAATGAAACTGATGGAAATTTAACTTTCAAACAGTTCAATGAAGATGAGTTCTATGATGATTTAGCATCTTCAAAAGCGGTTATATGTAACGGAGGATTTACTTTCATTTCCGAAGCAATACATCTTAAAAAACCTATTTATTCCGTTCCTGCAATTGGAAACTTTGAACAGATATTGAACGGATTTTATGTTCAAAAATTAGGTTATGGAGAATATCATGAAGTTATGAATGCTAAAAGAGTAGCTAACTTCTTAAAAAGACTTCCAGAATATGAAAAAAGGCTTGCAAAAGTTAAAAAGACAAACAATGATGGAATTGTTAATGAATTGATTTATAGAATTGAAAAATACTCAAAATTAAATTAAAAAAAGAAAATAAAAAGAGTGTTTATAAAGTTACACCCATTTCTAATTGTTCAGTTAATTCTTTGTATCTGTTACGAATAGTTACTTCAGTTACACCTGCAATATCTGCAACATCTCTTTGTGTTTTTCTCTCACCGAGTAAAACTGATGCAATGTATAATGCCGCTGCAGCAACACCAGTAGGACCTCTACCTGAAGTCAATCCTTTTTCCATTGCTTTTTCAATGATTTCAATAGCTTTAGATTGAGCTTCACCTGAAAGACCTAGTTCAGAAGCAAATCTTGGAACATAATCCACTGGTGAAGTTGGAGGTAATTTAATATTCAATTCACGAGTTAAGAATCTGTAAGTACGACCTACCTCTTTTTTAGTAACTCTTGACACTTCAGCGATTTCATCTAAAGTACGTGGCACATTACAACGTCTACATGCTGCATACAGTGATGCTGCAACTACTCCTTCAATACTTCTTCCTCTGATTAATTTATTATCAACTGCACTTCTGTAAACTACAGATGCAGCTTCCCTAACACTTCTTGGAAGACCTAATCTTGAGGAGTCACGGTCAAGTTCACTTAATGCAAACGCTAAGTTTCTTTCAGTTGCGCCGGAAATCCTGATTTTTCTTTGCCATTTCCTTAATCTGTACCATTGAGCCCTGTTTCTTGCAGGAATATCACGACCATAGATATCTTTATTTCTCCAATCAATCATTGTGGATAAACCTTTATCGTGAATGGTGTATGTAATTGGAGCTCCTACCCTTGTACGTTTATCTCTTTGTTCATGGTCAAATGCTCTCCATTCAGGACCCATATCAACAAGATTTTCATCAATAACTAATCCGCATCTTGCACATACTACTTCTGCCCTTTCATAGTCACCAATTAATTCAGTAGAACCACATTCAGGACATACGGTTTGTTTGTCTTGAGCATATTTATCATCTTGTGCATCAGCTGTTCTTGTTCTTCTGCGTCCTCTTTTTGGTATTTCATCTACTTTTTGTGTCGTGGTCTCATCCTCCTTTTTCTAGATTTTTTGGATTTTGGTTTCGATACAAATAGCTTTTCGCCACTATTCTTAT of Methanobrevibacter sp. contains these proteins:
- a CDS encoding MJ1255/VC2487 family glycosyltransferase, yielding MIISIIIPTYNEEEYLPVLLNSIEKQDFTDYEVIVADANSTDRTREIAKEHGCVVVDGGLPAVGRNNGAKVAKGDYLIFLDSDLELTEDYLRDVLYEFRMERLGIAITQMIPMSNKIQDKIFHDFANYFMISVEKIKPHGAGCYGIIARKELHDKCGGFDESLTFGEDTDYIERLAKEERFKVLRNAKIGVSTRRLEEEGIMTLAKQYGKSTVNDFLGKRTDAEDLNYNFGHNQEQLTTTGFENLEKRMDQVNQIKTSYDNSVAAYNNTKTRIKSMHRRRTKKVVFYCVCGEGMGHAIRTGVIVDRIKDKYDVYLFSSDRAYEYLKSKFDNVYEIGGFNTVYRNNKVNNLKTLSNALKRNPTNIKVGYETLYKKAAQLKPDVIVTDFEIYATMVSKLRNIPLISLDNIHMITQTQIDYPKHKLGEMLKAKGVIKTYVVRPKIHILTSFFYPKVRPGKNAVIYPPIIREDILKLEPKNGDHIIVYQTSRESEKLVKRLKKLKDEKFIVYGFNRNETDGNLTFKQFNEDEFYDDLASSKAVICNGGFTFISEAIHLKKPIYSVPAIGNFEQILNGFYVQKLGYGEYHEVMNAKRVANFLKRLPEYEKRLAKVKKTNNDGIVNELIYRIEKYSKLN
- a CDS encoding DMT family transporter → MKKIYLILPILAGLMFGSGGVFVRTLTQNGIDSSTLLFLRFSIAIIPLLLAIIFTDKKLFKIQLKDIPLILVCAMCIVGLNLCYNESMNTISLSLAAVLLSLAPIYVLIFAYVLFREKITSKKIICIIFAIFGCLLMTGVLENDISNIPIHGILYGIGAGLFWAVYLMASKKSIEQGNHTFTILLYAIIFISIALIPFTHFNQISGFISINPTLTIIFLIVHSTFSFALPYILSTVSLNYLDSGTSSIFMSGSEPLAALIFGLLIYSEIPTVMMLCGFVLTLIAMTILSKN
- a CDS encoding transcription initiation factor IIB; this encodes MGDYERAEVVCARCGLVIDENLVDMGPEWRAFDHEQRDKRTRVGAPITYTIHDKGLSTMIDWRNKDIYGRDIPARNRAQWYRLRKWQRKIRISGATERNLAFALSELDRDSSRLGLPRSVREAASVVYRSAVDNKLIRGRSIEGVVAASLYAACRRCNVPRTLDEIAEVSRVTKKEVGRTYRFLTRELNIKLPPTSPVDYVPRFASELGLSGEAQSKAIEIIEKAMEKGLTSGRGPTGVAAAALYIASVLLGERKTQRDVADIAGVTEVTIRNRYKELTEQLEMGVTL